A genomic segment from Miscanthus floridulus cultivar M001 unplaced genomic scaffold, ASM1932011v1 os_1921_1_2, whole genome shotgun sequence encodes:
- the LOC136534415 gene encoding uncharacterized protein isoform X3, which yields MNRRRRGREKPARPRDTNCRLEWHERYRIIKGVCQGLRYLHEEKNIVHLDLKLDNILLDREMVPKITDFGLSRLFDKQQTRIITANCRGSRGYMAPEYLDNGVITFKSDIYSLGVIILEILTGQKERCNVENVVENWKNRLQATLSQLLLEAYCHQVKTCAEIALKCVHDNSQNRPNIGAIITMLNETETDFQEQETSTSCKLLEIHPLELRFPFELNRLATCPLYLANSTDDRIAFRLRPGNPERYFTEWLCGVVEPRSTYTLTVTMKEQKQHPPLDIDEFLIKQSRIMDSDQLKDINQGEADAEFDNFFEEVQKTCVDLVHENTLMALCDPQAETTSEVISTVIFDKMVSMDVHPTEPWIVTGHFNGHVCTWNYQTKAMVKSFELTREQEVLTVKFLAQKQWIVAGGGDGRIYVYSYNTMKRVKSFRALSNQITSLAIHPTEPYVLSASYDLVIKMWDWENGWKSTRKFEDAHSSSVMQIAFNPNDVKAFASVSKDYTLKIWSVDSPRANFTLAGHTSHVRCLDYFTRGDRQYLITGSDDGTAKIWDLQKKICVETLEGHANRVSAVCSHPELPILMTGSRDGTVRLWNSNSFRLEGVLNFGLRKVHALACMKDSRVVIGHSHGLAITEIGHHGRW from the exons ATgaaccggcggcggcgcggcagggAGAAGCCGGCGCGTCCACGAG ATACAAATTGTAGACTTGAATGGCATGAGCGATACAGGATAATTAAAGGAGTTTGTCAAGGTTTGCGTTATCTACACGAGGAAAAGAATATTGTTCACTTAGATCTGAAGCTAGACAATATATTACTTGACCGAGAAATGGTTCCAAAAATAACCGATTTTGGTCTGTCAAGACTCTTTGACAAACAACAAACTCGAATTATAACTGCAAACTGTCGTGGGTCAAG GGGATATATGGCGCCAGAATACTTGGATAATGGAGTAATTACGTTCAAGTCAGACATATACAGTTTGGGTGTGATAATCCTAGAGATTTTAACAGGGCAAAAGGAGAGATGCAACGTTGAAAAT GTAGTTGAAAATTGGAAGAATAGACTGCAGGCAACGCTGAGCCAGTTGTTACTAGAAGCATACTGCCATCAAGTGAAGACATGTGCAGAGATTGCATTAAAATGTGTACATGACAACAGTCAAAATAGGCCCAATATTGGGGCCATTATTACTATGCTGAATGAAACAGAAACTGAtttccaagaacaagaaacttCTACATCCTGTAAGCTGCTTGAGATTCATCCCCTGGAGCTTCGATTCCCTTTCGAGCTTAACAGGTTGGCCACATGCCCATTGTACCTAGCCAACAGCACAGATGACCGTATCGCCTTCAGGCTTCGGCCAGGGAACCCAGAGAGGTACTTCACTGAGTGGCTCTGCGGTGTCGTGGAACCAAGATCCACTTACACCCTTACTGTGACTATGAAAGAACAGAAACAGCACCCACCGCTGGACATAGACGAGTTTCTAATTAAGCAGAGCCGTATAATGGATAGTGACCAGCTTAAGGATATAAACCAAGGAGAAGCTGATGCTGAGTTTGATAATTTTTTTGAGGAAGTTCAAAAGACATGTGTTGATTTGGTGCATGAAAATACGCTGATGGCTCTTTGTGACCCACAAGCAGAGACAACCTCTGAG GTCATCTCAACGGTGATTTTTGATAAAATGGTTTCCATGGATGTACATCCAACAGAACCTTG GATTGTAACCGGTCACTTCAATGGGCATGTCTGCACGTGGAACTATCAGACAAAG GCAATGGTAAAGTCGTTTGAACTCACAAGGGAACAGGAAG TTTTGACGGTTAAATTTCTTGCACAAAAGCAATGGATTGTTGCCGGAGGTGGAGATGGTCGCATCTATGTGTACAGTTATAACACAATGAAGAGAGTCAAGAGTTTCAGGGCTCTCAGTAACCAGATCACTTCTTTGGCTATTCATCCAACTGAACCTTATGTACTGTCAGCATCCTATGACCTTGTAATTAAGATGTGGGACTGGGAAAATGGCTGGAAATCCACACGGAAATTTGAGGATGCGCACTCCAGCTCTGTGATGCAGATTGCCTTCAACCCCAATGATGTCAAAGcttttgcaagtgtttccaagGATTATACCTTAAAG ATCTGGAGTGTTGATTCTCCCCGTGCTAATTTCACATTGGCCGGGCATACATCTCATGTGAGATGTTTGGATTACTTTACTCGAGGTGACAGGCAATACTTGATTACCGGCTCTGATGATGGGACTGCCAAG ATTTGGGACTTGCAGAAGAAGATTTGCGTTGAAACACTGGAAGGACACGCAAATAGAGTCAGCGCTGTATGTTCCCATCCTGAGCTTCCTATATTGATGACAGGTTCCCGCGATGGGACTGTTCGTCTTTGGAACTCTAATAGCTTCAG GCTTGAGGGCGTACTCAACTTTGGTCTCAGAAAAGTCCATGCCTTAGCATGTATGAAGGACTCAAG GGTTGTTATTGGACACAGCCATGGATTAGCAATTACGGAGATTGGCCATCATGGACGTTGGTAG